gtggggctggtggaggagagaatggggggtgtggggacgggcccaacgggcccgctttgaacgggcacacttgttctagtatactattaaaactcagatcttgtttatatattttttttgggtttgacctgaatatatcgtatatttatacgtaacagcgattgcagcaaaacggcggaccgtagcacgacggttttcgcaccgcctcaatccccaatctcgcgctcgctcggccgtgatatttccatttaatttggtcgcatgttttttaagttacagaggttttaaagcgctgcccccccctttttcaggggggcgctgcggtgcagatttagttttcagcttgtggcttgtgacggctacatttgtttcgaaagtttccagaaaaggatttagttttcagcttgtgacggctacattgtttcgaaaagcttccaagtagtcttttttgttattgcaagtcaagtcaagtcaagtcaagtcagttttatttgtatagcacatttaaaaacaacccacgttgaccaaagtgctgcacatctgattaggaaaaaaaaaaaaaagaaggctatagtggtcacttgacatacacagatcaggaggacgggcccaacgggcacacttggagagtaagagtggggctgggggaggagagaatggggggtgtggggacgggcccaacgggccctcttttctagtctatctatctatctatctatatactattaaaactcagatcttgtgtatatttttgagaatgacctgaaccgtacgtaacatcgattgcggaaaaaaggcggaccgtagcgcgacggttttcgcaccgcctcaatcgccaatctggcgctcgctcggccgtgatattttcatttactttggtcgcgtgatttttaagttacagaggttttaaagcgctgcccccccccccttttcaggggggcgctgcagtgcagatttggtcttcagcttgtgacggctacattgtttcgaacattgtttcgaaagtttccaggattgttttaaagtgctgttttttgttattgcaagtcaagtcaagtcaagtcaagtcaagtcaattatatttgtatagcacatttaaaaacgacccacgttgaccaaagtgctgcacatctgattaggaaatatagtggtcacttgacatacacagatcaggaggacgggcccaacgggtaagagtggggctgggggaggagagaatggggggtgtggggacgggcccaacgggcccgctttgaacgggcacacttgttctagtatactactaaaactcagatctcgtgaatatatgttatgtatgtatctgcgatttcgctgatttcggaaaaaacggtgaaccgtagcgccacgcgcaccgccttaatcaccacgcggggtggggctggaaaatgatatttttatttaattcggttgcatatgttttaagttacagaggttttaaagcactgccccccccttattgaggtttctatagagggcgctgcggtgaggctgtgctcagtacgcatgcgcggcatctcctcacttgtacatatatttcactgattcggctgattacggcaaaacggtaaaccgtggcgccaagacctgaaccgtacgtaacatcgattgcggaaaaaaggcggaccgtagcgcgacggttttcgcaccgcctcaatcgccaatctcgcgctcgctcggccgtgatattttcatttactttggtcgcgtgatttttaagttacagaggttttaaagcgctgcccccccccccttttcaggggggcgctgcagtgcagatttggtcttcagcttgtgacggctacattgtttcgaacattgtttcgaaaagtttccaggattgttttaaagtgctgttttttgttattgcaagtcaagtcaagtcaagtcaattatatttgtatagcacatttaaaaacaacccacgttgaccaaagtgctgcagctgcggcttgcctgccgtccatctgtcttttgtggtttttgttgtttttgtctgaattgtagttttaatatggtgtagggtttgtatgttatgtttggggggggggggggggggggggggtgggagggaacgggaactgtaaaattctctctcccgaacggagacgcgacctttgtttctgtgtcgtgtccccgttcccgttgcggcctaccatcggccatgcacttgggaccacctggggctctggttcgcagagcccgcggcccggactcaccacctgcggcgctggctgccttcagatgctgcgggtgcggctgcgactcgtctccggaagctccggcgcgggccgcgtggatgtcagaagcccgcaggcccctggatgggggccgacatcgggacctccggcaacggcagcgacagcgtgttcgcccgtcccgaatcgcggggcttgggtcggcccgccgcggacctttcaccgtccggcgcggcctggaataggccgcgggattttcaccgcccagcgggggcttcaatgtcgggagtcccgaccaccccgacgtggcaacgccaacagcctgaccgtgggagaagacggcagggaagagaaaagacattgtggccttccatcacagtgaggagggactggaggagactcactgtgatggatgtttctttttgtttggtgttagtttgtgattgtatgtgttattgcatttttattgattattcttattggtcttattgttcaactgcaggtaatgtttcatttcactacacatttatgtgtatgtgacaaataaacgactattaacTATTAACTattaacatctgattaggaaatatagtggtcacttgacatacacagatcaggaggacgggcccaacgggtaagagtggggctgggggaggagagaatggggggtgtggggacgggcccaacgggcccgctttgaacgggcacacttgttctagtgtactactaaaactcagatctcgtgaatatatgttatgtatgtatctgcgatttcgctgatttctgaaaaaacggtgaaccgtagcgccacgatttttgcaccgccttaatcaccacgcggggtggggctggaaaatgatatttttatttaattcggttgcatattttttaagttacagaggttttaaacactgcccccccccccttattgaggtttctatagagggcgctgcggtgaggcagtgctcagtacgcatgcgcggaatctcctcactctgctcAGCACGCATgtgcggcatctcctcactcgcaccaaaaaaatggacgccgttagcggcgccagcccgcgatcaccggctcacctctcctctctccccatgcttctctcctctctcccacacccgggagaacatctcccggctatcccccccccgggcctttgaattatgcgatctcccgcacccccccccggacttttcactgatccgatcccccgcacccccccccccccccccccccgggcctttaactgatgctaagagtgtgtctgggggagagaaaatggggggggggctgagaatggggaatgggacaacaggggtcgtgcggaggggacttggtggtgggggaaagaggggtactgggaaaaggggaggtccatatccctccccccccccccccccatccctccctcctcccccccactctctccccccctccctccctccccctccacaaataccaccccatctctcatcaccctcccccactccctcccccccctccatcctcaacacctcccttcctccaccaccacctccccctcgatccctccacacctccctcccccccccaaacctccctctccctccctccccccttcactccctcccggttacaatggaaaccctaagaggacgggccaaaggggagagtgtggggagagtaagagtggggctgggggaggagagaatggggggtgtggggtcgggcccaacgggcccgctttgctagttacATATAAAAATAACAACAGTCTGAGACTTTTATTTGTTTCAACTATTTTCATTGGGGAGATTTTGTAAtgcataaataactaaaatacaaCCTTAAATCAGGCATTAAGAAAACGATTTCTACTATAATAAATCTATAATTCATCTTTATGTTTCTTTAATTTACATACTTAAAAGAGGTAGTCAAATCACACTAGAACTTGCAAGGGGAGTAAAACACCACTGGAAGTGTGTGCTGGCATTTTAGATCTGTGTGATAACCACTGCTTTAATATTAATTTCACTGAAAAACAATACCACTTTTCAGAAACCAATCTATAGTTTTCACTCTCATACATTAACAATATTCAAGTCTTTAGTACTGAAATTTAATCTCGGCATGTTAAGTTTTACCACAGTTGAGATTAAAAATCTTGGTGCAAGGTTTAACACATCAAAGCACTGCTACAATGTCAAAATGAAAGCCCAGTTCTGATACTGTTTCCCATTCAAAAGTCTCATGTACTTTAAACCCGTATTCAGTCTTCTTGGAAAATCAGTAGAGATGCTGAATATATAATGTGCTGGAAATTAGAATTTTCCAAAATAAAAAACAAAGCATGAAAATAACTCAATCAATTGGAATCTTTTTACACAGCTAGAAATGTGCAAATACATGAAAGTTAATGTAAATAAAATGTTGCCACCAATTCTatttcttatccatgttctctggagatgctgcctgacttgctgggtcactccagcagtGTGGCCTTTTGTGCcttcagcagcatctgcagttctttgttgcaaCTACTCCCAAAGTGTGAACCCACCTTAGGTTTACAGCACGTATTCTCAAATATTTAAAACAAGAAAAATTCTAATCTTCTCAGTGTGCGGTATACTTAAGAGCCTAAAATTAAGTTCTTGGAGATTCTGTAGAAGTCTCAATTCATTTATGAAGGAGAGCATTTTTCTCTTTGGGCTTCACAATGTATTCTTTGTACATAGAGTACAGAACTCCTGCAATAGAAAAAACATTGGATGAATAGTTATCAGACAATTAACTTATGACAAATGTGaagtgtactaatcaagaatctatcaatctctgccgtaaaaagacccattgacggcttccacagtcttctgactaaagaaattccgcctcaccaccttctgaataaagaaattccttctcatctcctttctaaagccacttccttttattctgaggctatgatctcgggtcctacactctccccgaGACATGCTCCTACTTAATACATCAAAGAAACTTCAGAAGGAATGTGGCGCAGTGCACAAACATGGCCTGGACTGAGTATGTTGAGTTGCAGAGGAATGTGCAATCCAACATCTTAGGCTTCCCTTTCCCCACTCAAATAGCTCCACTGAGGCCAACGTACAATTGTCAGCTGCTCCAGAATCAAACCTCAGCCAATGATCTGCACCCTCTTGAGAGCAGTGTTGGACACGTTGTAGCATTTACCCACCTCCACAAAGTCATCAGCATTCAAACTTCAAGGTTTTAAAATAGTTTGTGATTAACGTATCGCACTCACGAATTGCCAATAACATTGCAAAATTGCTATTTCCACAGGAAACAACATGAATTCGAAACCAGAAGTGCCAGCAAGATTGTGAACAGCCAAAGGTGACCAGATGGCCTCTAAGAGGTGCAATTAAAAGGTCTATTTATTTAACACCAACCTCAAAGAGGTTCAGAAAATTTCCAACTGAACGATTGTTTTCAACGAGACAATTACCTATAGTCATTGCTCCCACCACACATCCTTGGGCTGCCACACGCATGTGGATAAAATGCACTGACATTTTTTTGTTCCCTCTGGCCTTCATTTTGTAGAGTCCATAGGCTACCACTGATGCAAAGCCAGCAATACCTGAAACAAAGAGAAACAATATTTTTTCTGAAAGCTGGAAACTATTCAGAATATTGTCTAAACCATGCCATACTTTTAATCAGAAATTACAGTACTGCTTGCATAGTAGAGTCAGATAAAATTTAATTCCATTGTTCACCATCTGATGTGTCACGATGACTAAGCAAATTAGTACCCCCTTTCTAAAGGAAAGCCAATCTATCTAAACTGTTAATAATTTCCAGAATCTAAAGGAAATGTCTCGGATGGAAAACCAAACCCCaaacattaattgtttctctcCCTGACTTGCTattaccagcattttctgcttctatTTCAGCATCTCCAATATTTTCCTTTGCAAGGCCTCCGATTTCGCTACTCATGACATTTAATTTACAAAGATAAGTGCCCACCCACCGTAACAACTATCTGATCACTCATGCTTTAACTGTTATTGAAAGGTCTGGACATTGAGATGCTGCATCCACAAATACCCAACCACTGAGCTCTGGGTTTCTAGCTGCAATATTATTTGAATGTGGACTTACATGGATCATTGAACAAATTCCCAATTATTGAATGAACAGTACAAAGATTCACTCAAGTGCAAATTCAGCAAAATGCACTCAATGAACCACATTGCAAACTCAGGCCCAGAATGAGGGATTGAAGCTGACCACAGCTCAAAATTTATAAATTGGTTCAATATACAATAAACCTGTTCCTGTCCTCTAATCCCAACCATAAATACTTTTAATTTTGACCAATAATTTGGAATATAATAGTTTCTGCAACATTAGAAACCTGAGAATTATGGCTTGGTGATCTAGTAACCAACTTACCGATAGGAACAAACGGGGACTCCTTGGATTTTCGAAGAAGTTTAGAAGTGTGGTCATCTTCTTGGCCATGTGTAGGAAGCAAGTTTGCATTACTTGTAGACATGATGGCTGCAGGAATAAAGATATTAAAGTTAATAACACCTGTTAAGTATTTAGGGAGAACTGCTATAAGATGCTAGCGATTAACATGAGACAGTTGCCCCCAAGGTAAAAGTCATATTTCTATGAATAAAGTGAGAAAATATATATTCGATCACACCAGCCCAAGGGCATCACTGCAGAAGTTCTTCAGAGGAGTATCTTCGGCCCAAACACCTTCAACAGTTTCAATGTCTATCCTTTTATCACATTATCAGAAATGGAGAGTGATTACTGATGATTACATGACGTTCATGTCTACTCAATTAGTTAGAGAGTAGAAGTGAAGGTCATATTCCAGTTTCGATGCCGGTGACCAGTGTCATGTCTCGGGGATCTGTGCTTGGTCccctgttgtttgttatctatgtaaacccagcaatggctgcctcaccaacagtctgtctgtcctttatttctttgttgttttaatagtatgtgttaaatgtatgtttttagtgttctttagcttgttttatgtgggggatggggttgggggagaCTTTTAAAAATCTCTCACCTCGAAGATCCGATTttttccccgtatcgtatctccgttcgcacggcggcctaacatcgaggagttggcggcctttgctggagaccgacttcgggagctccaaccccgGGAGCCTGCAGGCTTACCATTgcagagctcgcgatccctttgctaGTGACCGACCTCGGAgcaccaaccgcgggagcctgcggactttaacatcgtggagctcgcggtctctgttTAGAGACCAACTTTGGGACcgtcaagccgcaggagcttcactGCCCGGACGCGGGAGCTTCtaacgccggctgcgggagctccgatcaccccgacggatggttcgactcccccaaccatgggagaataaagaggaagaagcttagactttattccctccatcacagtgaggaatccgctgtggtgggtgtttatgttaacttttatgtagttgtgtgtgttgttgctttttttagtatggctgtatggtaattcgcatatcactataccttaattggtacacatgacaataaaagacctttgaaataatttggatgagaatgtagtggTATAATTAGTAAGTATGGAGATTCCACAAATATTTGTGATGGTGACGTccaagattacagcaggatcttgaccaactgggaaagtgggcaaatgaatggcagatggcatttaactcagacaagtgcgAAGTGGtgcattttaaaatgttaaaccAGGCAGGGTTTAACAAGAAAGTTACACAATGGCAGGACCCAGTAGAATGTTTTACAACAGAGAGAACTAGGGATAAAGCACAGCTCCCCAAAACAGGTAGTAagggcaatggggaagatacactTGCCTTCTTTGGTCAGGGCATTTAAAACAGGAGTAGGGACATTGTGTCACAGGTGTACAAGGTGCTGGCGAGACCGCACCCACACCAAGAGTATAGGGTGCAGTTCTAGTCATcttattacagaaaggatgtgcttAAGCTCAAGAATGATGCCAGAAACAAAAAGCTAGAGTTATATGGCGTGACAGGATAGGGTGAGGCAGTTTTCCCTGGAACATAAAAGGGCAAGAGGAGATCTGAGAGAggtatataaaaccatgagggggatAGACAAGCAAAATGATTACTGTTTCTCATAGAGCAGGGGAGCCCAAAACCAAGggccataggtttaaagtgaaaatatttaaaggggtgatttttttccccacaaagtGGTGAGGATATGGAGCAagctgtcagagaaagtggtagagTTAAGGATAATTACAATACTTAGACATTTGGGCAACTACATAAAAAGGAAAGCTTCAGAGGGATAGCCAAATGGGTTTTGCCAAGATAGGcaccttggttgacatggataagATGGGCAGATGGACCCAATTCACTAGTGTTTAACTATGACTATACCTCTTTACCTCTAAGGCATTACCTCTTGTAAGTTTAAGAATACAGATCCTTGATACACAATTTCATTACTACAAAAAAAGATAGGACATGTCGGGCACTGTACAAAGTCTAAACTATCTCCAAGCACTTTACATTTAATGGAATGTACAGAAACATCAGTataaatggaaaaataaatcattttcattttcataatCAACAGCATCTCACAATGAAATCTACAATAAAGTTAGCTGAGACAAATGCCAGCCAGGAGGTCTAATACAAAGTCTTCTAGGCACCTTGAACATTGTGtcataaaacattttaaatgcaCTTATCCAGTAAGGCAAGAAGTTTTCCTTAAATGTTATGCTTAATTCTCTGTTGTGCGGCTCAATAATTAAGCCTCGACTTGAGCAAACGTACAAACAGAATCATGGGTTTAGCTTAATTACCCCAAAATCAATGAGCAGTACACTGAAATCCTAAAGAATGGTAAAGTTATGCATGTACTCAAGTATTGCTCATTGCTTTCAAGGTCCACTCCCTAGTTACATGCAAATTCTTTACCGGAATTGACTTACTACCCGGTTAATACAGGAGACTCCCTTCTAGTACACCTGCAACTTGAAGTAAAAAGACCTCAAGATAACTGAAGCAAATACAAAGGGAAAAAAAGGATAACATTGCAATGAATTTTCTTGTTGACAATAAATGTCAGGATTATAAATAGAGCTTAAAAAAATTGCAGCTCAGAAATACAACACATTTTTATAAAGTGAAATTCCAGATGACATTAATTAGGCTAATTTAAACAATTTCATTGATCTGTCTGGtgatagggtctgaagaagggtctcgacccgaaacgtcacccattccttctctcctgagatgctgcctgacctgctgagttactccagcattttgtgaataaataccttcgatttgtaccagcatctgcagttattttcctacactgtctGGTGATAGGAATCCGACAAAGCCCTGCGTGACtttgagcaacagcacctcattttcagTCAAGGCACATTGCAGGGACATTCAATATCATCAGTTAACTAGCTTTTACTCATACCAGAACTGGCTGGCCCTCCTGTACAGTGGTATACCCGTAATTTTAAATAGTTTCCCTCTCTTCACAAACACTACCAGATCTGTTGGGGATTTACAGCATTCTCAATTAATTTTAGGTTTCAACAATAGTTCCAACTTCAACAATAGTTCCAACTTGTATTTCACAGCTTAAACATgtcctgtgatttttttttctccccctaaCTTCCTTTATTATGTCAACCATAGAGCCCCATAAACTATGGGATCAGCTAGACAAACCTACACAAGGGATatccaaagaaaggcacaaaatgctggagtaactcagcgggtcaggcagcatctctggaaaacagaggtaatgtttctggtcaggatctttcctcagactgattgtgagggcGGGTGGGGGGTGTAAGAGAAGagaataaagctggaagagaggatgaGCAGGGCCAAGATATCCACTTGGTCCAACACATCCCTATCCCACTCTCCCCATAAACTCAAACTAGTTCCATTTTGCTGGATCTGATggaatcttcaacctgaaacatttagTCTTTTCttccacggatactgcctgacttgcttacTGTTTAAAgcatttctggttttattttggttttcccaggcagtgctggttcgaagggctgaatggcctactcctgcacctctttttctacgttttctatttcagattcccagtagCTGTTTTTTATTGGTTTACACTGTCCAGAGTCAGAACAGGAAACACTTAAACTGAAATTGCAAAGCCGTACTGTCCCTGCTGTTCTGTTTCAGGCTGTCTTTTATATCCAGGAAATGGACAATCACTTCAGATTGTAGTAAATTTTCTAATTGCATTCATCCCAGAGGTCAATAAAAAACTGATCCATCCACTACAGAACACCACGATAAAGCAAAATATGATTTAAGACTAATACACtcgtagaggtgggtacaattacaagattttaaagacatttagacagataagaAAGGTTTCAAAGGatattgggccaaacacaggcaaatgatcTGGCTCAGGTAAGTGTGGGCACCGGTTTTTGGTGGTTCACTGTTGTTGCTCATGAGCACCTTCAAAGAGAGGGCAAAGAATACTGACCGTGCCAGCAATGGCCAAGTCCAGTAAAAACTGAATATAACAGTCTCTCCTTTATAGTAACATGGCCATGTTTAGTACTGCAATTGCCTGAGGGAAAATAAACTCCATTTTAGTTTCATAGGCTGAAATGATTTACATAGTTGTGTGAACCAGGCTTAAAGTATTTCCAATTACTTCCCCATAAACATTTTTTACCTTGAGACTTTGTGGGTTGAGGCCACCTGTTTGTTTTGGTTTACAGGAAACCCTCGTCATTTACATGAAAGAGTCATGGATAACTTTCTGGCTATTCACAATGACATTGCAAAATTGCTTGTTGGTTCCTTAGAGAAGGGTGAATTGTAAACTAGAAACCGGGATTTCCAGCATATACCCTAACTGGCAAAAGTGATGAATTAatggtccgggagcagagcaaggacgcccgttggctgagcagtaaagtaagtgctaatcacagttcaacaggcagtttaaaaagagcgccaaaaggaagtagtagtcagtttgaaaagtccgggagcagagcaaggacgcccgttggctgagcagtaaagtaagtgctaatcacagttcaacaggcagtttaaaaagagcgccaaaaggaagtagtagtcagtttgaaaagtccgggagcagagcaaggacgcccgttggctgagcagtaaagtaagtgctaatcacagttcaacaggcagtttaagtgagaagtcaggtaaattggacaatcaggcaatttaaattggtgatataagcaaggctcacaaaagggtgcagccctgttcaggtgcagcccagtgagggaagtgcccagtgagaaaagtgcgagtctttggctgcgagtcttcggcaaggaggctgaggtgaggaggataccattgttttaagccagagctggttataggcacaaggtgatggcggaaaagttggtgcggtgtgtttcctgcaggatgtgggaagacagggacgtcgcgggagcttctgggagctacacctgcaagaactgtgtccaggtgcagctcctgaagggacgtgtggtggagttggagaggcagttggatgacctcagggccatccgggaatgcgagagtttcctcgacaggacctattgtgaggctgtcacgccaagggtccaggtcgagcgaaggtgggagactgtttccggggggagtggacgtggactacaggagaccccggtggctgtgcctattgcaaataggtataccctcttgggaactgtcggggcagaagacgtttccagtccgagtggcggacctgttggcaaggatacacgacaggggagaccgaagtctggaagagccgtagtggtcggtgactccatagtccgagggacggatagaagattctgtggcagcaggagggacttgaggatggtctgttgcctccctggtgccagggttcaacacatcacagaccggcttcagaaaatcctagcgagggaaggcgatcaacctgaagtcgttgtgcacgtgggcacgaatgacgtcgggcggaagaggaaggaggtgctacagcgggagtttagagagttgggaaaaacgctgagaagtaggacgtcgaaggtggttatctctggactgctaccggtacctcgtgctggtgaggccaggaacagagagatagagggtatgaatttatggctgagggactggtgcagagagcagggatttagatttctggaccactgggatctcttctgggctaggggtgacttgtacaaaagggacgggttgcatcttaacagcagggggacaaacattctggcaggcaggtttgctagtgtgacacctgtggctttaaactaagtagtgggggggaggggttaacaaattgtgaatatgaagatgaggtaaaagggaatacaggagatattgcaaaagactctaggaagaatgggaacagaagttccagagcggaaaagaaattaagggcagggccaattgtgaacgatgtgagaggggaggtaaatacagaagttaaagtgttgtacttaaatgcgcgtagtataaaaaataaagtggatgagcttgaggctcagttagtcatgggcaagtatgatgttgtagggatcactgagacatggctacaagaggaccagggctgggaactgaatattcaggggtacacaacgtatagaaaagacagacaggtgggcagagggggtggggttgctctgatggtaaggaatgatattcattcccttgcaaggggtgacatagaatcaggagatgttgaatcagtatggatagaaatgagaaattgtaagggtaaaaagaccctaatgggagttatctataggcccccaaacagtagcctcgacttagggtgcaagttaaatcaggagataaaattggcgtgtcaaaaatgtaatgctacggtggttatgggagatttcaacatgcaggtagactgggaaaatcaggttggaaatggaccccaggaaagagagtttgtagagtgccttcgagatggattcttagaacagcttgtactggagcctaccagggagaaggcaattctggatttagtgttgtg
This portion of the Rhinoraja longicauda isolate Sanriku21f chromosome 2, sRhiLon1.1, whole genome shotgun sequence genome encodes:
- the higd1a gene encoding HIG1 domain family member 1A, mitochondrial isoform X1 is translated as MHLELAGSGWDHLGRWLPLDAAGAAATRLRRLRRGPPGRRKPAGPWVGADIGSSGSGCVFARPESRGLGRPAADLSPSGAAWNTIMSTSNANLLPTHGQEDDHTSKLLRKSKESPFVPIGIAGFASVVAYGLYKMKARGNKKMSVHFIHMRVAAQGCVVGAMTIGVLYSMYKEYIVKPKEKNALLHK
- the higd1a gene encoding HIG1 domain family member 1A, mitochondrial isoform X2; translation: MSTSNANLLPTHGQEDDHTSKLLRKSKESPFVPIGIAGFASVVAYGLYKMKARGNKKMSVHFIHMRVAAQGCVVGAMTIGVLYSMYKEYIVKPKEKNALLHK